In one window of Drosophila mauritiana strain mau12 chromosome X, ASM438214v1, whole genome shotgun sequence DNA:
- the LOC117148096 gene encoding U1 small nuclear ribonucleoprotein A, producing the protein MEMRPNQTIYINNLNEKIKKEELKKSLYAIFSQFGQILDIVALKTLKMRGQAFVIFKEIGSASNALRTMQGFPFYDKPMQIAYSKSDSDIVAKIKGTFKERPKKIKPPKPAPGTDEKKDKKKKPSSAENSNPNAQTEQPPNQILFLTNLPEETNEMMLSMLFNQFPGFKEVRLVPNRHDIAFVEFTTELQSNAAKEALQGFKITPTHAMKITFAKK; encoded by the exons ATGGAAATGCGACCCAATCAGACGATTTACATCAACAATCTCAACGAGAAGATCAAGAAGGAGGAGCTGAAGAAGTCGCTCTATGCGATTTTCTCGCAGTTCGGCCAAATTCTGgacattgtggccctgaaaacGCTCAAAATGCGCGGCCAGGCATTTGTGATCTTCAAGGAAATAGGCAGCGCCTCGAACGCCCTGCGCACCATGCAGGGCTTCCCCTTCTACGACAAGCCCATGCAGATCGCCTACTCCAAGTCCGATTCGGATATCGTGGCCAAGATAAAGGGTACCTTCAAGGAGCGCCCCAAGAAGATCAAGCCACCGAAACCGGCACCGGGTACCGATGAGAAGAA ggacaagaagaagaagccgAGCAGCGCCGAGAACTCGAACCCGAACGCACAGACTGAGCAGCCGCCAAACCAGATCCTCTTCCTCACCAATCTGCCGGAGGAGACCAACGAGATGATGCTGTCGATGCTGTTCAATCAGTTCCCTGGCTTCAAGGAGGTGCGCCTGGTGCCGAATCGCCACGACATCGCCTTCGTGGAGTTCACCACCGAGCTGCAGAGCAATGCTGCCAAGGAGGCGCTGCAGGGATTCAAGATCACGCCGACGCACGCCATGAAGATAACGTTCGCCAAGAAGTAG
- the LOC117146776 gene encoding cyclin-dependent kinase 7 → MLPNANDKTERYAKLSFLGEGQFATVYKARDSVTNQIVAVKKIKKGSREDARDGINRTALREIKILQELQHENVIGLVDVFGQLSNVSLVFDFMDTDLEVIIKDNKIILTQANIKAYAIMTLKGLEYLHLNWILHRDLKPNNLLVNSDGILKIGDFGLAKSFGSPNRIYTHHVVTRWYRSPELLFGARQYGTGVDMWAVGCILAELMLRVPFMPGDSDLDQLTRIFSTLGTPTDADWPHLSKLHDYLQFRNFPGTPLDNIFTAAGNDLIHLMQRLFAMNPLRRVSCREALSMPYFANKPAPTVGPKLPMPSAILAAKEGANPQAGEAKPALKRKLVETTVRGNGLAQKKRLQF, encoded by the exons ATGCTGCCCAATGCGAATGACAAAACGGAACGCTATGCCAAGCTATCCTTCCTCGGCGAGGGTCAG TTTGCCACCGTTTACAAGGCGCGCGACTCGGTGACCAACCAAATTGTGGCCGTGAAGAAGATCAAGAAGGGATCGCGCGAGGATGCACGCGACGGGATCAACAGGACGGCGCTGCGTGAGATCAAGATActgcaggagctgcagcaCGAGAATGTCATTGGTTTGGTGGACGTTTTCGGTCAACTTTCGAATGTCTCGCTGGTTTTCGACTTCATGGACACGGATCTGGAGGTGATCATCAAGGATAACAAGATTATACTAACGCAGGCGAACATCAAGGCCTATGCCATCATGACGCTGAAGGGTCTGGAGTATCTGCATCTCAATTGGATACTGCACCGCGATTTGAAGCCCAACAATTTGCTGGTCAACAGCGATGGCATCCTGAAGATTGGCGATTTCGGCTTGGCCAAGTCCTTCGGCTCGCCCAATCGCATTTACACGCACCACGTGGTCACACGCTGGTATCGTTCGCCCGAATTGCTCTTCGGCGCCCGGCAATATGGCACCGGTGTGGATATGTGGGCAGTTGGCTGCATTTTGGCGGAACTTATGCTGCGGGTGCCGTTCATGCCGGGCGACTCGGATCTGGATCAGCTGACTCGGATCTTTTCCACACTGGGCACACCCACGGATGCCGACTGGCCGCATTTGAGCAAACTGCACGACTATCTGCAGTTCCGCAACTTTCCGGGCACACCACTGGACAATATCTTCACCGCCGCGGGCAATGACTTGATCCACCTGATGCAGCGCCTGTTTGCCATGAATCCGCTGCGGCGCGTGTCCTGCCGCGAGGCACTGAGCATGCCGTATTTCGCTAACAAACCGGCACCCACAGTGGGTCCCAAGTTGCCCATGCCGTCGGCCATTCTGGCCGCCAAGGAGGGCGCCAATCCGCAGGCCGGCGAAGCGAAGCCCGCGCTCAAGCGCAAGCTGGTCGAGACTACGGTGAGGGGCAATGGATTGGCGCAGAAGAAGCGGCTGCAGTtctag
- the LOC117146778 gene encoding translation initiation factor IF-2 — protein sequence MLKAQQLMARDQQAARAKEEARRKRAEMRQSYGNKFSSINLHRMRQKQTTSAGDAAHSKKAPVETNADAPAMPTTNEKDDPTLRRIASSFEHVRDLVSGSTVALPLEDGEDDAREERTEVLICSQTMPPPDELPVDLPSPGKSETEWEPELQSQFHLEPEPQPHPEPPSTDTAAAAQIAELTASVMSSKVMPDLPPTESRAFERWQHLGSTVSALFRARRNIDTAESPMAQTRRLREQRELLEAFTRPFLYDAYRRE from the coding sequence ATGTTGAAGGCGCAGCAGCTGATGGCCAGGGACCAACAGGCGGCCAGGGCGAAGGAGGAGGCGCGTCGCAAGCGCGCCGAAATGCGCCAAAGCTATGGTAACAAGTTCTCCAGCATAAATCTGCACAGGATGCGCCAGAAGCAGACAACCAGTGCCGGCGATGCTGCCCACAGCAAGAAGGCGCCGGTGGAAACCAATGCCGATGCGCCGGCAATGCCGACGACGAATGAGAAGGATGACCCCACACTGCGTCGCATCGCCTCCAGTTTTGAGCACGTGCGGGATTTGGTCAGCGGCAGCACCGTCGCCTTGCCCCTGGAGGATGGCGAGGATGACGCTCGCGAGGAGCGCACCGAGGTGCTCATCTGTAGTCAGACAATGCCGCCACCCGATGAGCTGCCCGTTGACTTGCCATCTCCTGGCAAATCTGAGACGGAGTGGGAGCCCGAGCTCCAGTCGCAGTTCCATCTGGAACCTGAACCGCAGCCTCATCCGGAGCCCCCCAGCACAgacactgctgctgctgcccagATCGCTGAATTGACGGCATCAGTCATGTCGTCCAAAGTAATGCCCGATTTGCCGCCCACCGAATCGCGGGCCTTCGAACGCTGGCAGCATCTGGGCAGCACGGTATCCGCACTTTTCCGCGCCCGGCGGAACATCGACACCGCCGAGTCGCCGATGGCGCAGACCCGACGACTGCGCGAGCAGCGCGAGCTGCTCGAGGCCTTCACCCGACCCTTTCTGTACGACGCCTACAGGCGGGAGTAA
- the LOC117148097 gene encoding thioredoxin-T: MVYIVHNKDDLDQQLTLAEDKLVVIDFYADWCGPCKIIAQKLEELAEQYSDRVVVLKVNVDKNEDITVEYKVNSMPTFVFIKGGDVLELLVGSNIDKLAKLMEEHAGDYTCSIEDILDTDDESIADENAACSDSDNVNGNDNTNDNNNDNDDDGDVIFCDVSAHDEDAVLEH, encoded by the coding sequence ATGGTGTACATAGTGCATAACAAGGACGATCTTGACCAGCAGCTAACCCTCGCCGAGGACAAGCTGGTGGTGATTGATTTCTATGCAGACTGGTGCGGACCGTGCAAGATAATAGCGCAgaagctggaggagctggctGAACAGTACTCGGACCGTGTCGTCGTGCTCAAGGTGAACGTGGACAAGAACGAGGACATCACGGTCGAATACAAAGTGAACAGCATGCCCACGTTCGTGTTCATCAAGGGCGGCGATGTGCTGGAGCTCCTCGTTGGCAGCAATATCGATAAGCTGGCCAAATTGATGGAGGAGCATGCCGGCGATTATACGTGTTCCATCGAGGATATCCTCGATACCGATGACGAATCCATTGCCGATGAGAACGCCGCCTGCAGCGACAGCGACAATGTCAATGGCAATGACAATaccaacgacaacaacaacgacaacgatGACGATGGCGATGTGATCTTTTGCGATGTGTCCGCCCACGACGAGGATGCGGTGCTGGAGCACTAG